The Lewinella sp. 4G2 nucleotide sequence CGCGGGATGAAGGAATACCTCGACCACAAAACGGAAGACCAACGCGACGTCCACCTGACCATTATCTCCCAGGGGGATGTGTTCGAAGAACTCAAAGTCCTGGCCAATGAATTTGGCCTTACCGAAAAGACCACTTTCCTTAGCCCCAGGGTAGGGAAGGACTTGTACGACATCATCCAAACCATGGATCTCGGGATTGGCACCATCGCCCGCTACCGCGTAGAACTATTCACGGATAGTTCCCTGAAGACTCGTGAGTACTGCGCCTTTGGCGTACCCCAACTCCTGTCTGCGGAAGACCGCTCATTTCCGAAAGAGCTTACCTTCGTCCGCTACATCCCCAACGACGATTCCCCAGTACCCGTCGGAGATTTGGTGAGCTGGTTAGAAGACCTCCACCAACAACCCAATTGGCAGGTTGCCCTGTACCGCCACGCGGATGAGCAATTGAGTTGGAAGGGACAAATGAGTAAAGCGTTTGCCGTTAGCCACACCGTGCCAACTTGATGCATTATCGAATAACTATTTTGAGGGATTTGGACGGAGAGACGCAAAATTGATTATTGGTGAGTAGACGAATCGTTCTAGTAGGTAATACATCCTGGAGCATGTACAATTTTCGCATGCCGCTATTCAAGCTCCTGCGTGAGCACGATTATGAGGTGCACATCGTCGCTCCAGCCGATGAATTTGGCCAGCGGTTGGAAGAAACCGGCTTTACTTTTCACCCAATTAAGATTGATAACAAGGGTAGTAATCCGCTGGCTGATCTCACTACTTTGAGAGCTTTTCGACAGATCTACCGGCGAATTTTGCCGGATATAGTCGTCCATTACACGATTAAACCCAACATCTACGGAACCCTCGCCGCTGCTCGTTTGGGTATCCCGAGTATAGCCATTACTACGGGGCTTGGGCAGATTTTTAATGAACGAAGCGTCAGGTCTCAGGTGGCTAAAAGCCTCTACAAATACGCTTTTCGTAAACCTGAAAGAGTTCTTTTTTTGAATGGTGACGACCGGGATATCTTTGTAACCAATAAAATCGTACCTAACGGTAGTATTACGAAGGTCTTAAGGGGGGAAGGAATCGATACGGCAAATTTTGTTAGAAAATCACCACTACCTACTGGGCAAAGGTCCTTTGTTTTAATCGGAAGGCTACTTTGGCCGAAGGGGGTAGGAGAATTCGTGGCTGCTGCTCGAACACTCAAAGCAAAGTATCCGGACGTAGCGTTCAATATTTTGGGCTTCGTCAATCCGCAAGACCCTACGAGCGTAAGTCTTGAGGACCTTGACCAATGGGAAGTCGAAGGAATAATCAACTACCTGGGTTCGACCGACGATGTTGCCAGTTTCATCGAAAAAACGACCTGCGTCGTTCTTCCTTCGTATTACCGGGAAGGCGTCCCGAGGACGTTGATGGAGGCAGCTAGCATGGCAACACCCATAATAACCACTGACAACGTTGGGTGCCGGGAAGTAGTGGATCACGGAGAAAATGGGCTATTGGTGCCAGTCAAAGATGCCGAAGCCTTGGCCAATGCTATGGAGCGCATCATACTGGCAAATCCGGAAGATTTGTTGGCCATGGGCCGGGCCGGCCGCAAGCTGATGGAGGATCAATTTTCTATTGAAACCATCAATGGCGAACTCATTGAATTATTCGACTCGATACTGACGAAATCCGGCAGATAATAAGCTGAGCACGATTTACGACCAATGGTTTCCTGGCCGTTCAAAACAAGTGCAAAGACAGACCGAACCAACCCAATCCGTACTGCGATACTGATTGAGAGGATGGAAACAGCCATTTCCCTATCAATGTGGCACTAACCAACAGACATGCGTTGCTACCTATTTTTGGTCCTTCTGATTTCAGGCTTCGGGAGCTGTGCCAAACAAGTGATAGAAACAGCTCCGGCTAGTTCCATGGCAAGTAACGGTCAAGCTATTAGTATTCTTAGTGAAGCGCTGACCTCCGCCGGGCTGGAGGTTGAAGTTGTTCGGTCGGATGAGCTGCGCGTTGCTGGGAAGGGCCTGGTTTTAGCCGTTGATGCCTCCTTGCCACCCAACGTAGCTTACCAGGTAAGTTCTCGGGGAGGCAATAGTATAGTTGTGAAAGCCCGCA carries:
- a CDS encoding glycosyltransferase family 4 protein, coding for MSRRIVLVGNTSWSMYNFRMPLFKLLREHDYEVHIVAPADEFGQRLEETGFTFHPIKIDNKGSNPLADLTTLRAFRQIYRRILPDIVVHYTIKPNIYGTLAAARLGIPSIAITTGLGQIFNERSVRSQVAKSLYKYAFRKPERVLFLNGDDRDIFVTNKIVPNGSITKVLRGEGIDTANFVRKSPLPTGQRSFVLIGRLLWPKGVGEFVAAARTLKAKYPDVAFNILGFVNPQDPTSVSLEDLDQWEVEGIINYLGSTDDVASFIEKTTCVVLPSYYREGVPRTLMEAASMATPIITTDNVGCREVVDHGENGLLVPVKDAEALANAMERIILANPEDLLAMGRAGRKLMEDQFSIETINGELIELFDSILTKSGR